The following proteins are encoded in a genomic region of Thiohalorhabdus sp. Cl-TMA:
- a CDS encoding DUF3240 family protein, translated as MDSCILALLAPPELRDNLTDWLLAFHEALTFTSQQIDHYGAHPGTMSAGEQVTGSQRKLLVRVRTPREAAEEILAGLRVDFPQAGLEYWITPLEGMGRIG; from the coding sequence ATGGATAGCTGCATCCTCGCCCTGTTGGCCCCGCCCGAGCTGCGGGACAACCTGACGGACTGGCTCCTTGCCTTCCACGAGGCGCTCACCTTCACCAGCCAGCAGATCGATCACTACGGAGCGCATCCCGGGACCATGTCCGCCGGCGAGCAGGTCACCGGCAGCCAGCGCAAGCTGCTGGTCCGGGTACGCACTCCCCGGGAAGCCGCGGAGGAGATCCTCGCCGGCCTGCGGGTGGACTTTCCGCAGGCCGGCCTGGAGTACTGGATCACCCCCCTCGAAGGAATGGGCAGGATCGGGTAG
- a CDS encoding tetratricopeptide repeat protein, which yields MEEARGKRPRLLLLLAVVSLSGLSLPVRSANPDAAVDQGLEAYRSGDYPEARRIWLEAAEAGADRAQFGLGALYARQGRIERAREWFRKAAEQGNPAAAFRLAQAYAEGDGVEAEPERARHWYRVAARNGHPNAYTVLGIRYRTGVPGDQSRMFAFYRQGAEHGYADAQFSLGGFYAGGQGVEADPQKALTLYRKAARQGHTEAALVLGGLYEDGRGTPKDPAKAAEWYRVAAERGSVPAQFSLAKLYTRGKGVPKDARIAYRWYRLAAGEQSALQVSANKGAEAVGESLSEGERDRAREWVRGWHAEGIWTR from the coding sequence ATGGAGGAGGCACGAGGAAAACGACCCCGACTGTTGCTCCTGCTGGCCGTGGTCTCGCTATCCGGGCTTTCTCTCCCGGTCCGGAGCGCGAATCCCGATGCCGCAGTGGATCAGGGGCTGGAGGCCTACCGTTCCGGTGACTATCCGGAGGCCCGCAGGATCTGGCTGGAGGCCGCGGAAGCGGGGGCGGACCGGGCCCAGTTCGGGCTCGGGGCTCTATACGCCCGGCAAGGGCGTATAGAGCGGGCGCGAGAATGGTTCCGGAAGGCGGCTGAGCAGGGCAATCCGGCCGCTGCCTTCCGGCTAGCCCAGGCCTACGCCGAGGGGGACGGCGTGGAAGCCGAGCCCGAAAGGGCGAGGCATTGGTACCGGGTGGCAGCGCGCAATGGCCATCCCAACGCCTACACGGTGCTGGGTATCCGCTACCGGACCGGGGTGCCAGGGGACCAATCCCGGATGTTCGCGTTTTATCGCCAGGGGGCGGAGCACGGCTACGCCGATGCCCAGTTCAGCCTGGGCGGCTTTTATGCCGGCGGGCAAGGTGTGGAGGCGGATCCCCAGAAGGCGCTGACGCTTTACCGCAAGGCCGCACGCCAGGGGCACACCGAGGCCGCGCTGGTCCTCGGCGGCCTATACGAGGATGGCCGGGGTACGCCGAAGGATCCCGCCAAGGCGGCCGAATGGTATCGTGTCGCCGCGGAGCGCGGCAGCGTGCCGGCCCAGTTCTCCCTAGCAAAGCTGTATACCCGGGGCAAAGGCGTTCCGAAAGATGCACGGATCGCCTACCGCTGGTACCGGCTGGCCGCCGGGGAGCAGAGCGCCTTGCAGGTTTCCGCGAACAAGGGCGCCGAGGCGGTGGGCGAATCGCTGTCGGAGGGAGAGCGGGACCGTGCCCGGGAGTGGGTGCGTGGCTGGCACGCGGAAGGAATCTGGACACGGTAG
- a CDS encoding 1-phosphofructokinase family hexose kinase, translated as MSGRIVTLTPNPVMDIRTRVSQVVSDRKLRCSEPVRQPGGGGLNVARTINWLGGRACALFPAGGGTGEDLRHCLDTEGVAYEAIPIAGETRENMIVLEEKSGHEYRFAMPGPVLSQEECGALLDRLRSLDPPVDFLVASGSLPPGAPEDFFAEVVRVGNQLGARVIVDTHERPLSHVAVPDSGVFLLKPNRGELERLTDRTLSSEEEEEAAARELIADQQARAVVLSRGAKGAMLLTADQTIRYRSPPVGVITRVGAGDNLIAGLVHKLSQGASLAEAVHFGVAVGAAAVASIGTGIGGWVDLEEFLQQTEVA; from the coding sequence ATGAGCGGTCGGATCGTAACCCTTACTCCGAATCCCGTTATGGATATCCGGACCCGGGTCAGCCAGGTGGTCAGCGACAGGAAGCTCCGCTGTAGCGAGCCGGTTCGGCAGCCGGGAGGCGGGGGGCTCAATGTGGCCCGGACCATAAATTGGCTGGGCGGACGGGCATGCGCCTTGTTCCCCGCCGGGGGCGGTACCGGGGAGGACCTGCGACACTGCCTGGACACCGAGGGCGTGGCGTACGAGGCGATCCCCATCGCCGGTGAGACCCGGGAGAACATGATCGTGCTCGAGGAGAAGAGCGGGCACGAGTACCGTTTCGCCATGCCCGGGCCCGTCCTTTCCCAGGAGGAATGCGGGGCTCTCCTCGATCGCCTTCGCAGCCTGGATCCGCCCGTGGACTTCCTCGTGGCCAGCGGCAGCCTGCCGCCGGGGGCGCCGGAGGATTTCTTCGCCGAGGTGGTGCGGGTGGGAAACCAGCTGGGCGCCCGGGTGATCGTGGATACCCATGAGCGCCCCCTTTCTCACGTCGCGGTTCCGGATAGCGGCGTCTTCCTCCTCAAGCCCAACCGGGGGGAGCTGGAGCGGCTGACCGACCGAACCTTGTCCAGCGAGGAAGAGGAAGAGGCCGCGGCCCGGGAGCTCATCGCCGACCAGCAGGCCCGGGCGGTGGTGCTGTCGCGGGGTGCCAAGGGGGCCATGCTGCTGACCGCCGACCAGACCATCCGCTACCGCAGCCCGCCGGTCGGCGTGATAACCCGGGTGGGCGCAGGAGACAACCTGATCGCCGGCCTGGTCCACAAGCTTTCCCAGGGGGCTTCCCTGGCGGAGGCCGTCCACTTCGGGGTGGCCGTGGGGGCCGCGGCGGTGGCCAGCATCGGCACCGGTATCGGCGGATGGGTGGACCTGGAGGAATTCCTCCAGCAGACCGAGGTGGCCTGA
- a CDS encoding polysaccharide deacetylase family protein, which yields MQMQSRAKDNLLHRIVFLGGLLLGTGAAAPAAADNHAVILEYHNVSTETPPSTSVTPKAFDRHLAFLEEQDFTVWPLIRILRHLDQDKPLPDNTVALTFDDAYKSVYTEVFPRLERRDWPFTVFVSTGYIDKGFGNYMSWDQLREVAAGGAHLGNHSRSHPHLVRRKPGEGEQAWRQRIREEINGAQKRLEAEVGDPVPVFAYPFGEFAPDVEAVVAELGFYGVGQQSGAVGKVSNLRAAPRFPVATGYDDLDSLATKLRSRPLGATVLAPEDGMLSAGTQRPELRMRLGDGPYRLGALACYASGQGRMDVDWIDRAAGEVAVRPRKPLSPGRTKYNCTAPSTESGGVFYWFSFLWMKPNPDGSWYRE from the coding sequence ATGCAGATGCAGAGCAGAGCGAAGGATAATCTCCTGCACCGGATCGTCTTCCTCGGAGGGCTCCTCCTGGGGACCGGGGCCGCCGCTCCTGCGGCTGCGGACAACCACGCGGTGATCCTGGAGTACCACAATGTCTCCACGGAGACACCGCCGAGCACGAGCGTTACTCCAAAGGCCTTCGACCGCCACTTGGCCTTTCTCGAGGAGCAGGACTTCACCGTCTGGCCGCTTATCCGCATCCTGCGCCATCTGGACCAGGACAAGCCCCTCCCGGACAACACGGTGGCGCTGACCTTCGACGATGCCTATAAATCCGTCTACACCGAGGTTTTCCCGCGCCTCGAGCGGCGGGATTGGCCCTTCACCGTGTTCGTCAGCACGGGGTACATCGACAAGGGGTTCGGCAACTACATGAGCTGGGACCAGCTCCGGGAAGTTGCCGCGGGTGGCGCCCACCTGGGTAACCATAGCCGGTCCCATCCCCACCTGGTGCGGCGCAAGCCCGGAGAGGGAGAGCAGGCCTGGCGGCAGCGAATCCGCGAAGAGATCAACGGAGCGCAGAAACGGCTGGAGGCCGAAGTGGGCGATCCGGTCCCGGTGTTCGCCTATCCCTTCGGTGAATTCGCCCCCGACGTGGAGGCGGTGGTCGCGGAGCTCGGCTTCTATGGCGTGGGCCAGCAGTCGGGGGCCGTGGGGAAGGTCTCCAACCTGCGGGCGGCACCGAGATTCCCGGTGGCCACCGGCTATGACGACCTGGACAGCCTCGCCACCAAGCTGCGCAGCCGCCCCCTCGGGGCCACGGTGCTCGCTCCGGAGGACGGAATGCTCTCCGCAGGGACGCAGCGGCCGGAGCTGCGTATGCGGCTGGGGGACGGGCCCTACCGCCTGGGTGCCCTTGCCTGCTACGCCTCCGGCCAGGGCCGCATGGACGTGGACTGGATTGACCGGGCGGCGGGCGAGGTGGCCGTGCGTCCCCGCAAGCCTCTGTCCCCGGGGCGCACCAAGTACAACTGTACCGCCCCCTCCACGGAATCCGGCGGAGTCTTCTACTGGTTCAGCTTCCTCTGGATGAAGCCCAATCCCGACGGGAGCTGGTACCGGGAGTAG
- a CDS encoding glucosaminidase domain-containing protein: MRLTHFHNSWAQLLALVLVTLLVILFVEMSGVAPQRAEEPEPAVEPDLPDFTRFNDVSKRKAEFFGFLRPVARAANREVEKQRTRLKQAAARLEQVGSLPDGESGWIRRMAERYRVAGREKSQRTTIQDLLKRVDTIPVSLILAQAAKESAWGTSRFARQGNNLFGEWCFNPGCGLVPARRDAGKTHEVERFDTVRASVASYIHNLNSHPRYEDLRAIRARQRRSGGPVTGFALAAGLDGYSAHGQEYVKSVRAIIRHNDLGPMANADAEQSEG; encoded by the coding sequence GTGCGATTAACCCATTTCCATAATTCCTGGGCGCAATTGCTCGCCCTTGTCCTGGTCACCCTCCTGGTTATTCTCTTCGTGGAGATGTCCGGGGTGGCCCCGCAACGGGCGGAGGAGCCGGAGCCCGCCGTGGAACCAGATCTCCCCGATTTCACCCGGTTCAATGACGTATCAAAGCGGAAGGCCGAATTCTTCGGGTTTCTCCGGCCGGTCGCCCGGGCGGCCAACCGGGAGGTGGAAAAGCAGCGGACGCGCCTGAAACAGGCCGCGGCCCGGCTGGAGCAGGTGGGAAGCCTCCCGGATGGAGAATCGGGATGGATTCGCCGCATGGCCGAGCGCTACCGGGTTGCCGGCCGGGAAAAGTCGCAGCGGACGACCATCCAGGACCTGCTGAAGCGCGTGGATACTATTCCGGTTTCCCTGATCCTGGCTCAGGCGGCGAAGGAGTCCGCGTGGGGAACCTCGCGCTTCGCGCGGCAGGGGAATAACCTCTTCGGGGAGTGGTGCTTCAACCCGGGCTGCGGCCTGGTTCCGGCCCGCCGGGACGCGGGCAAGACCCACGAGGTGGAGCGGTTCGACACGGTCCGGGCATCCGTGGCGAGCTATATACACAATCTGAATAGCCATCCGCGCTATGAGGACCTCCGGGCGATCCGGGCGAGACAGCGCCGGTCCGGCGGCCCGGTTACGGGGTTCGCCCTTGCCGCGGGCCTGGACGGGTATTCCGCCCACGGCCAGGAATACGTGAAGTCCGTGCGCGCGATCATACGCCACAACGACCTGGGGCCCATGGCCAATGCAGATGCAGAGCAGAGCGAAGGATAA
- a CDS encoding nucleotidyltransferase domain-containing protein: MGDAPIATAPGAVIPQRVRSVARHAAQALRKELGMEARILWFSAWPRGEARTGAPIELAIESPSLLDTRALSRARERVEALDTLYSFNVVDLDQTEAARRERMQREGMEL; this comes from the coding sequence ATGGGAGACGCCCCCATCGCCACCGCACCCGGAGCGGTCATCCCTCAGCGAGTGCGCAGCGTGGCACGGCACGCCGCGCAAGCCCTGCGCAAGGAGCTCGGGATGGAGGCCCGTATCCTCTGGTTTTCCGCCTGGCCGCGCGGAGAAGCCCGAACAGGCGCTCCCATCGAGCTGGCGATTGAGAGCCCGAGCCTCCTGGACACCCGCGCCCTATCCCGGGCCCGCGAGCGCGTGGAAGCCCTGGATACGCTCTATTCCTTCAATGTGGTGGATCTGGATCAGACGGAAGCGGCGCGCCGCGAGCGGATGCAACGGGAAGGGATGGAGCTTTGA